One window of the Capnocytophaga haemolytica genome contains the following:
- a CDS encoding DUF4270 domain-containing protein, whose translation MIKKLKFVTLFVGGIAFLSACSDDAFNEIESSLPKDPNYNTDVYTATVSVSNIKEKAIQTNGLSGYLLGKYTQAPFGTKNATIASQVILPSANPRFGALTQADETAKNTPENEKVTEAYLYIPFFNINSSNSRATYNKDTEYQLDSIYGNKDASFAINVSELNYYLSNIGTDYQPKTYYSNDTDIPTHIGTSVASVTSYTISNKSITRYQFDDPKTQDDESKKEADVLAPGIRIPLSTSFFQTKIIDKEGSDELSNAEKFSKYFKGLVISTSNFSKDLMMLLNMAGAKIEIVYSYDTTNNGTKSTLKSRYELNLGGGITVNLLSNSDENLSDSTKTYLSGALGQTASITIADTDITKFKEGNWLITDASLYLYVDNSVTYAKEPDRLFVYNAETGNVLVDYQYDPTSAAKTAASSYLIHLGKLQKQNGKGAYYQLRITNHLVDLIKNSTNKNIPLGIAVASSVKVTTSGVYLDTSGANHKIALTTLATPLSTVIKDVQLIIHYTKAK comes from the coding sequence ATGATAAAGAAATTAAAGTTTGTTACACTCTTTGTAGGAGGAATTGCCTTTTTAAGTGCTTGCTCTGACGATGCATTCAATGAGATAGAAAGTAGCTTACCCAAAGATCCTAATTACAATACCGATGTATATACAGCTACGGTGTCCGTTAGTAATATAAAGGAAAAGGCTATCCAAACTAATGGACTGAGTGGTTACTTATTAGGAAAATACACCCAAGCTCCTTTTGGTACTAAAAATGCTACCATTGCCTCGCAAGTGATATTACCCTCAGCAAACCCTCGCTTTGGTGCTCTTACACAAGCAGATGAAACAGCAAAGAACACCCCTGAAAACGAAAAAGTAACTGAGGCGTATTTGTATATCCCGTTCTTTAATATCAATAGCTCTAACAGTAGAGCTACTTATAATAAAGACACTGAGTACCAGTTGGATTCTATCTACGGAAACAAGGATGCTTCCTTTGCAATCAATGTGAGCGAACTTAATTACTACCTGAGTAATATTGGTACTGACTACCAACCAAAGACCTATTACTCAAATGATACGGATATACCTACCCACATAGGAACTTCGGTAGCATCAGTAACTTCTTATACTATTAGTAACAAATCCATTACACGCTATCAGTTTGACGACCCTAAAACGCAGGACGATGAAAGCAAAAAAGAAGCAGATGTATTGGCACCAGGTATCCGCATACCACTGAGCACTAGCTTCTTCCAAACAAAGATCATTGATAAAGAAGGAAGTGATGAGCTATCAAACGCTGAAAAGTTTAGTAAGTACTTTAAAGGGCTAGTGATAAGCACCTCTAACTTCTCAAAGGATTTAATGATGCTACTCAATATGGCTGGTGCCAAGATAGAAATCGTTTATAGCTACGACACGACTAATAATGGGACTAAAAGCACGCTTAAAAGTCGTTATGAGCTCAACTTAGGGGGAGGCATCACCGTAAATTTGCTGAGCAACTCAGATGAAAACTTATCGGACAGCACCAAAACATACCTCAGTGGGGCTTTGGGGCAAACTGCTTCTATCACCATTGCCGATACAGATATTACCAAATTCAAAGAAGGTAACTGGCTGATTACGGATGCAAGTCTGTATCTATATGTGGATAATTCGGTGACTTACGCTAAGGAACCCGATAGATTATTTGTGTACAACGCCGAGACAGGCAACGTACTAGTCGACTATCAATACGACCCTACCTCAGCAGCTAAAACTGCTGCCAGCTCTTACCTGATACACCTCGGTAAGCTGCAAAAGCAAAACGGTAAAGGAGCTTATTACCAGTTGCGTATTACAAACCATTTAGTAGACCTAATCAAGAATAGCACCAACAAAAATATCCCATTGGGCATTGCAGTAGCTTCAAGTGTAAAAGTAACTACCTCAGGCGTTTACTTGGATACATCAGGTGCAAACCATAAAATAGCATTGACTACCTTGGCTACACCATTGAGCACTGTAATCAAAGATGTGCAGCTGATCATTCACTATACTAAGGCAAAATAA
- a CDS encoding glycogen/starch synthase produces the protein MKDKKVLYVSSEVLPYSPDSEIARMSFEAPRMVNNKGGQLRVFMPRFGNINERRHQLHEVIRLSGMNIIINDIDVPLIIKVASIPKERIQVYFIDNDEYFKRSGTLFDENGTFYADNDERCIFFAKGIVETIKKLNWRPDIIHIHGWLPALLPLYLRTFYKDEPLFSESKIITSVFDKGFDGQLNTTLINKVAFDGISKKVAEPLKEPHYYNLMKMAIKNSDGVIVVSEDMPEDFQTYLRGLRKPVLFNSDKETFQDSYHNFYLQILKR, from the coding sequence ATGAAAGATAAAAAAGTACTCTATGTGTCGTCGGAGGTTTTGCCTTATTCACCTGATAGTGAGATTGCAAGAATGTCATTTGAAGCACCTCGTATGGTAAATAATAAAGGCGGGCAGCTGCGTGTCTTTATGCCTCGTTTTGGGAATATCAACGAGAGGAGGCATCAGCTACACGAAGTGATCCGTCTTTCAGGGATGAATATTATCATAAATGATATCGATGTACCTTTGATTATAAAAGTAGCCTCTATACCCAAAGAGCGCATACAGGTCTACTTTATAGATAATGATGAATATTTTAAGCGAAGTGGCACGCTTTTTGATGAGAATGGCACGTTTTATGCTGATAATGATGAAAGGTGTATCTTTTTTGCAAAAGGGATTGTAGAGACGATCAAGAAGCTGAATTGGAGGCCAGATATTATCCATATTCACGGATGGCTTCCTGCTTTGCTGCCTCTGTATCTGAGGACTTTTTATAAAGACGAACCACTCTTTTCTGAAAGTAAAATTATCACATCAGTTTTTGACAAAGGGTTCGATGGTCAGCTAAACACTACCTTGATTAATAAGGTAGCCTTTGATGGTATTAGCAAGAAAGTAGCTGAGCCCCTCAAGGAGCCTCACTATTACAACCTGATGAAGATGGCTATCAAGAATTCCGATGGGGTAATTGTGGTAAGTGAAGATATGCCCGAGGACTTTCAAACCTACCTGAGAGGACTGAGAAAGCCTGTTCTTTTCAACAGTGATAAAGAGACTTTCCAAGACTCATATCACAATTTTTATTTACAAATATTAAAACGATAA
- the panC gene encoding pantoate--beta-alanine ligase produces the protein MKIYTQQKELKSLISDYKKQGKTIGFVPTMGALHEGHLSLINRALQENDIAVVSIFVNPTQFNNPADLEKYPRTLEADAKKIATLSKNILIYAPTVEDIYGENVLAEHFDFGTLDKVMEGPSRPGHFEGVGTVVKKLFEIVTPNKAYFGEKDYQQLLIIKMMVTQKRLPVEVIGCSIVRNEEGLALSSRNQLLSEDMKHKATFIYKTLTSAKKRFQSQTATEVIAWVEGQFDAHPDFTLEYFTINDADTLQPITEKKKAKHYRAFIVVYAEGVRLIDNIAL, from the coding sequence ATGAAAATTTATACCCAACAAAAGGAACTAAAATCGCTTATTTCTGACTACAAAAAACAAGGAAAAACTATTGGCTTTGTACCCACAATGGGAGCACTTCACGAGGGACATTTATCACTCATTAACAGAGCTTTACAGGAAAATGATATAGCCGTAGTAAGTATATTTGTCAATCCTACACAGTTTAATAACCCAGCTGACTTGGAGAAGTATCCACGTACCTTAGAGGCTGATGCAAAAAAAATTGCAACTCTTAGCAAAAATATTCTCATTTATGCTCCAACAGTCGAGGATATTTATGGTGAAAATGTATTAGCCGAACACTTCGATTTCGGAACACTTGATAAAGTGATGGAAGGACCCTCACGCCCTGGTCACTTTGAAGGGGTTGGTACTGTAGTAAAAAAACTCTTTGAGATCGTGACGCCTAATAAAGCCTATTTTGGCGAAAAGGACTACCAACAGTTACTCATTATTAAAATGATGGTAACACAAAAACGGCTTCCTGTCGAAGTTATTGGCTGTTCGATCGTTCGCAATGAAGAAGGTTTGGCGCTGAGCTCACGCAATCAATTGCTAAGTGAAGATATGAAGCACAAAGCTACCTTCATATACAAAACCTTGACAAGTGCTAAAAAGCGCTTTCAAAGCCAAACTGCTACTGAGGTAATAGCTTGGGTAGAAGGGCAATTCGACGCTCACCCCGACTTCACACTTGAATATTTTACTATCAACGATGCAGATACCTTGCAGCCTATCACTGAAAAGAAAAAAGCAAAACACTATCGCGCCTTTATAGTAGTTTATGCAGAGGGCGTAAGGCTCATAGATAATATAGCACTTTGA
- a CDS encoding rhodanese-like domain-containing protein, whose protein sequence is MKHLFLIGAFLVSAVAVKAQTLAEVINADGTLLVDVRSADEFAKGSVDGAINIPLEQVEKQIAKFKDAKAVVLFCRTGNRSGKAEALLKKKGIKAVNGKTVEMVKHLQKVNILSKVQYHTDKRSTWFVKDGKNIRQVAVALGEGAMLTKHNTKIPATLIMLKGSVRFVIEGEEVILNEFDTYQIPANIDHEVIGLTKENLFIVTKGE, encoded by the coding sequence ATGAAGCATTTATTTTTGATTGGGGCATTTTTAGTGAGTGCCGTAGCCGTTAAAGCGCAGACTTTGGCGGAGGTAATTAACGCTGATGGAACGCTATTGGTGGATGTTCGCTCAGCAGATGAATTTGCAAAGGGCTCCGTTGATGGGGCTATCAACATACCTTTGGAACAAGTAGAGAAGCAGATAGCGAAGTTTAAAGACGCGAAGGCTGTGGTGCTTTTCTGTCGTACGGGCAATCGCTCGGGGAAAGCAGAGGCACTCTTGAAGAAGAAAGGTATCAAGGCTGTCAATGGCAAGACGGTAGAGATGGTAAAACACCTTCAAAAGGTGAACATCCTCAGCAAGGTGCAGTACCATACCGATAAGCGCAGTACTTGGTTTGTAAAGGATGGAAAGAATATTCGTCAAGTAGCTGTTGCCTTGGGCGAAGGTGCAATGCTCACTAAGCACAACACTAAGATACCCGCTACGCTCATTATGCTCAAAGGTTCAGTGCGCTTTGTTATCGAAGGGGAAGAAGTAATCCTAAATGAGTTTGACACCTATCAAATCCCAGCGAACATTGACCACGAGGTGATAGGGCTTACAAAGGAAAACCTCTTTATAGTAACCAAAGGAGAGTAG
- a CDS encoding Txe/YoeB family addiction module toxin has protein sequence MENKDISSTEYVIEYKDEYFEDIEKHSKSGQKKLIEKIITLLDEIKYAPKVGIGHPEALKSYGDMNVWSRRIDGKHRLTYEIFEDEKKVKILTAYGHYGDK, from the coding sequence ATGGAAAATAAAGATATATCTTCCACAGAGTACGTAATTGAATATAAAGATGAGTATTTTGAAGATATTGAAAAACACTCAAAATCAGGACAAAAGAAGTTAATCGAAAAAATAATCACTTTATTAGACGAAATAAAATATGCCCCAAAAGTTGGAATAGGTCATCCAGAAGCTTTAAAAAGTTACGGAGATATGAATGTATGGTCACGAAGAATAGATGGAAAACATCGATTGACTTATGAAATTTTTGAAGATGAAAAGAAAGTGAAAATACTTACAGCTTATGGACATTACGGAGATAAATAA
- the glmM gene encoding phosphoglucosamine mutase — MALIKSISGIRGTIGGTPDENLTPIDAVKFAAAYATWLKQHCGKERPVVVVGRDARISGEMVQNLVAYTLVGMGVDVVDTDLSTTPTVEVTVTAQHADGGIIITASHNPKQWNALKLLNERGEFLNAEEGAAILKIAEKNDFHFAEVDALGALTLYTASIDDHIDKVLALKAVDVEAIKRRKFKVVVDAVNSTGGIAIPKLLKKLGVEVVELYCEPNGHFPHNPEPLKEHLTDISALVPKVGADLGIVVDPDVDRLALIQEDGVMFGEEYTLVACADYVLSLTPGDTVSNLSSSRALRDITEAHGGTYTAAAVGEVNVVTQMKATGAVIGGEGNGGVIYPELHYGRDALVGVALFLSLLAKKGVKASELRGEYPAYFMSKNKIALTPTTDVDGLLEAMAKKYASEQVNRIDGVKIDFADSWVHLRKSNTEPIIRIYTEAKMQAEADALAVRFVDEVSGLASKA; from the coding sequence ATGGCACTTATAAAGTCTATTTCGGGCATTCGCGGCACTATTGGCGGCACCCCTGACGAGAACCTAACCCCTATTGACGCGGTGAAGTTTGCTGCGGCATACGCTACTTGGCTCAAACAGCACTGTGGCAAAGAGCGACCTGTGGTGGTGGTGGGGCGTGATGCGCGCATCTCGGGTGAGATGGTGCAAAACTTAGTAGCCTACACCTTAGTGGGTATGGGCGTTGATGTGGTGGACACTGACCTCTCAACGACCCCAACGGTGGAGGTAACGGTAACGGCCCAGCACGCCGATGGGGGCATTATCATCACGGCAAGCCACAACCCTAAGCAGTGGAATGCGCTGAAACTCCTCAATGAGCGAGGTGAGTTCTTGAATGCTGAGGAAGGGGCTGCCATACTCAAAATAGCGGAGAAGAACGACTTTCATTTTGCTGAGGTAGATGCTTTGGGGGCATTGACCCTCTATACGGCTTCGATTGACGACCATATCGATAAAGTGTTGGCACTGAAAGCCGTTGATGTAGAAGCGATTAAGAGGCGTAAATTCAAGGTAGTGGTAGATGCAGTGAACTCCACAGGGGGGATTGCGATCCCTAAGCTACTGAAAAAATTAGGCGTGGAAGTGGTAGAGCTCTACTGCGAGCCTAACGGGCACTTCCCTCATAATCCTGAGCCACTGAAAGAACACCTTACTGACATCTCGGCTTTGGTGCCCAAGGTAGGTGCTGACCTCGGCATTGTAGTAGACCCCGATGTAGACCGTTTGGCACTCATACAAGAGGATGGGGTGATGTTTGGCGAGGAGTACACCTTGGTGGCTTGTGCGGATTACGTGCTCAGTTTGACGCCAGGCGATACGGTCTCCAACCTATCCTCTTCAAGAGCTCTTAGGGATATTACTGAGGCGCACGGGGGTACTTATACGGCTGCGGCAGTGGGTGAGGTGAACGTAGTAACGCAGATGAAGGCGACTGGGGCTGTGATCGGTGGTGAAGGCAATGGTGGGGTGATCTATCCCGAACTGCACTACGGACGCGATGCGCTGGTAGGCGTGGCGTTGTTCCTCTCGCTCTTGGCTAAAAAGGGTGTGAAGGCGAGTGAGCTACGTGGGGAGTATCCTGCGTATTTTATGAGTAAGAATAAGATTGCGCTAACTCCTACCACCGATGTCGATGGCTTGTTGGAGGCAATGGCAAAGAAATACGCCAGCGAGCAGGTAAACCGTATTGATGGGGTGAAGATCGACTTTGCCGATAGTTGGGTGCACCTGCGTAAGTCGAACACAGAGCCTATCATCCGTATTTATACTGAGGCGAAGATGCAGGCAGAGGCTGATGCGCTGGCAGTGCGCTTTGTTGATGAAGTATCGGGATTAGCGAGCAAGGCTTAG
- a CDS encoding Na(+)-translocating NADH-quinone reductase subunit A, which yields MSNDIRIRKGFDIQLEGEADKTTQQLPLSKLYGIKPSDFHRIIPKLLKREGSEVKAGEALFFSKSDERVLFPSPVSGTIKEIVRGERRKILEIRIEPSATQEFADFGKVNVEDINAEALKAHLLASGCWPLIKQRPYDVIAAVDAAPKAVFISACKTNPLAPDYDYVLKGKEKELQTAVTALGKLTTGKVHVSVFKDSSLSPFRNLSGIVLHNVSGPHPAGNVSTQIAKIDPINKGEVVWVVTPQDLLVIGELLLTGKLNLRRTVALTGSEFKTPKYATMIAGASLDVLAGELKEGNNRLISGDVLTGTKANGDFLGFYDDQLTAIPEGDDYDLFGWLKPVSNKLSLTRALTFSWLNSKKKKYNLNTNTNGEERAFVVTGMYEEVFPLDIYPMQLLKACLYKDLDELENLGAYEVAPEDFALTEFFCVSKQPHQQIIRDGLDLMIEELS from the coding sequence ATGTCAAACGACATCCGCATTCGAAAAGGGTTCGACATACAGTTAGAAGGTGAGGCTGACAAGACTACCCAGCAGTTGCCTCTCTCGAAACTCTATGGCATCAAACCCAGTGATTTTCATAGAATCATTCCCAAGCTCCTCAAGCGAGAAGGGAGTGAAGTGAAGGCAGGTGAAGCACTGTTCTTTTCAAAGAGCGATGAGCGTGTGTTGTTCCCCTCGCCTGTGAGTGGGACGATTAAGGAAATCGTGCGTGGCGAACGCCGCAAAATCCTTGAAATACGCATTGAGCCTTCAGCAACTCAGGAATTTGCTGACTTTGGAAAGGTAAATGTAGAGGACATCAACGCTGAGGCTCTTAAAGCACACTTGCTCGCCTCGGGCTGCTGGCCGCTTATCAAGCAACGTCCTTACGATGTGATTGCCGCTGTAGACGCCGCACCCAAAGCCGTATTTATCTCGGCTTGCAAAACCAATCCACTCGCCCCTGATTACGACTACGTACTCAAAGGCAAGGAAAAGGAATTGCAGACAGCTGTAACCGCGTTGGGTAAGCTCACCACGGGCAAGGTGCACGTATCGGTGTTCAAAGATAGCTCGCTCTCGCCTTTCCGCAACCTCAGTGGCATTGTGCTGCACAATGTATCGGGTCCGCACCCAGCAGGCAACGTGAGTACGCAGATTGCAAAGATTGACCCTATCAACAAGGGCGAAGTGGTATGGGTAGTAACCCCTCAAGACCTTTTGGTGATCGGGGAGCTCTTGCTCACTGGCAAGCTCAATCTCCGCCGCACGGTAGCCCTTACAGGCTCTGAGTTTAAGACGCCTAAATACGCTACGATGATCGCAGGGGCTTCCCTCGATGTATTGGCAGGCGAACTCAAAGAAGGCAACAACCGCCTTATCAGTGGTGATGTGCTGACAGGCACCAAGGCAAATGGGGACTTCTTAGGCTTCTATGACGACCAGCTTACGGCAATCCCTGAGGGAGACGACTATGACCTCTTTGGCTGGCTCAAGCCCGTGAGCAACAAGCTGTCGCTTACGCGCGCGCTTACTTTCTCTTGGCTTAATTCCAAGAAAAAGAAGTACAACCTCAACACCAATACCAACGGTGAAGAGCGTGCTTTTGTGGTAACAGGGATGTATGAAGAAGTATTCCCTCTTGATATTTATCCGATGCAGCTGCTGAAGGCTTGCCTTTACAAGGACTTAGACGAGCTGGAGAACTTAGGTGCTTATGAAGTAGCTCCTGAGGACTTTGCGCTTACGGAGTTCTTCTGCGTATCGAAGCAGCCACATCAGCAGATTATCCGCGATGGGTTAGATTTAATGATTGAAGAATTAAGCTAA
- a CDS encoding NADH:ubiquinone reductase (Na(+)-transporting) subunit B: MSLKSKLDTLKKKYKGTKMESAFNAFHTFLYTPNEVTHGGTHIKAADDLKRTMNTVILALIPCLIFGIFNAGYQSELAFGHLSFKQGLPFFSGDFWSWTNFCIGAVKILPLIVVSYVVGLGIEFLFATIKGHEVEEGYLVTGMLVPLIVPIDIPLWMLAVAVAFGVIIGKEVFGGTGMNILNPALTIRAFLFFAYPTSMTGNKIWVEGAMAGKQVLSGTTLDGVSGETILGGLAQAEMPHPYSWSDMFFGFIPGSVGETSTLLILLAACFLIFSKIASWRIIVSMFVGAFLMAATFNALAPSVVGTNFYAIWSFPAWQHLMIGGLAFGAVFMATDPVTAAQTNTGKYIYGFLAGVISILVRCFNPAYPEGVMLAILLMNVFAPTIDHFVVQANVSRRKKRLKTKTA, from the coding sequence ATGAGTTTAAAAAGTAAATTAGATACATTAAAAAAGAAGTATAAAGGCACTAAGATGGAGAGTGCGTTTAACGCATTCCACACTTTCCTTTATACGCCTAATGAGGTTACCCACGGCGGTACGCACATTAAGGCAGCTGACGACCTGAAGCGTACGATGAACACCGTAATATTGGCACTCATTCCGTGTCTTATCTTCGGTATCTTCAACGCTGGTTATCAGAGCGAATTGGCTTTTGGGCACTTGAGTTTCAAGCAAGGTTTGCCTTTCTTCAGTGGTGATTTCTGGAGTTGGACGAACTTTTGCATTGGGGCGGTGAAGATATTGCCCTTAATAGTAGTGTCGTACGTGGTAGGTTTGGGCATTGAGTTCCTTTTTGCCACTATCAAAGGGCACGAAGTAGAAGAAGGTTATTTGGTAACGGGGATGCTCGTGCCGCTTATCGTACCTATTGATATTCCATTGTGGATGCTTGCCGTAGCAGTAGCTTTCGGGGTAATCATCGGTAAGGAAGTATTTGGCGGTACAGGGATGAATATCCTCAACCCAGCACTGACCATTCGTGCGTTCCTCTTCTTTGCTTATCCTACCTCAATGACAGGTAATAAGATATGGGTAGAGGGTGCAATGGCTGGTAAGCAAGTGCTTTCAGGGACAACCTTGGACGGCGTATCAGGGGAAACCATCCTCGGGGGCTTAGCCCAAGCAGAGATGCCACACCCTTATAGCTGGAGCGATATGTTCTTTGGCTTTATCCCTGGTTCAGTAGGGGAGACCTCAACCCTGTTGATATTGCTGGCAGCCTGCTTCCTCATATTCAGTAAGATCGCCTCTTGGCGCATCATCGTGAGTATGTTCGTAGGAGCATTCTTAATGGCTGCTACTTTCAACGCTTTGGCACCAAGTGTAGTAGGCACTAACTTCTACGCAATATGGAGCTTCCCAGCTTGGCAACACCTGATGATAGGTGGCTTGGCATTTGGGGCAGTCTTTATGGCGACAGACCCTGTTACGGCTGCACAGACCAACACAGGGAAATACATTTACGGTTTCTTAGCAGGGGTAATCTCTATCTTAGTGCGTTGCTTTAACCCAGCGTATCCAGAAGGAGTAATGCTCGCTATCCTACTTATGAACGTCTTTGCTCCAACCATCGATCACTTTGTGGTACAAGCAAACGTATCTCGCAGAAAAAAACGTCTAAAAACTAAAACCGCATAA
- a CDS encoding NADH:ubiquinone reductase (Na(+)-transporting) subunit D: protein MGLSKKDLKLVTDPLMDNNPVTVQVLGICSALAITAQLKAAIVMSLSFTFVLAMGNVVISLLRNVIPPKIRIIAQLVVAAALVIVVDFVLKAYMYDLSKQLSVYVGLIITNCILMGRFEAFALGNPPKESFLDALGNAGGYSIALIVVAFFRELLGSGTLLGFQVLGDPIKKTGLYSIGYENNGFMLLAPMALVCFGIFVWIQRSRNKSLIEDSH, encoded by the coding sequence ATGGGACTATCAAAGAAAGATTTAAAATTAGTAACAGACCCTTTAATGGATAATAACCCTGTAACCGTTCAGGTGTTGGGGATTTGTTCCGCGCTGGCTATTACAGCGCAATTAAAAGCTGCGATTGTGATGAGTCTCTCCTTTACTTTCGTGCTTGCGATGGGTAACGTAGTAATCTCGTTGCTCAGAAACGTGATACCACCTAAGATCCGTATCATCGCTCAGCTCGTAGTAGCTGCGGCTTTGGTAATCGTGGTGGACTTTGTGCTCAAAGCCTATATGTACGACCTCAGCAAACAGCTTTCGGTGTACGTGGGGCTTATCATCACCAACTGTATCCTGATGGGGCGTTTTGAAGCCTTTGCCTTGGGTAATCCCCCAAAGGAGTCGTTTTTAGATGCGCTTGGGAATGCAGGGGGTTACTCTATAGCCTTGATAGTGGTGGCTTTCTTCCGTGAATTATTAGGTTCAGGCACTTTACTTGGTTTCCAAGTATTGGGTGACCCTATCAAGAAGACAGGCCTATACAGCATAGGCTACGAGAACAACGGCTTTATGCTCTTGGCTCCAATGGCATTAGTTTGCTTTGGTATCTTCGTATGGATACAACGCAGCAGAAATAAATCCTTAATAGAGGACAGTCATTAA
- the nqrE gene encoding NADH:ubiquinone reductase (Na(+)-transporting) subunit E, producing MEYIELFFKSVFVENMIFATFLGMCSFLAVSKKVSTALGLGVAVIFVQVLTVPMNWLLNEYILKEGALAWLGPQYADYDLSFLTYILFIATVATMVQLVEIIVEKFAPALYNSLGIFLPLIAVNCAILGGSLFMQSRGIPTFGLSVMYGFSSGLGWFLAILAMAAIREKIRYSHVPPQLRGLGITFITTGLMAIGFMSFGGMLTGGSDKKKEEPKKETTLQPEKAADKLAHNTKDLSDDISK from the coding sequence ATGGAATATATAGAACTATTTTTTAAATCGGTATTCGTTGAGAATATGATTTTTGCCACTTTCTTAGGGATGTGCTCATTCTTGGCGGTATCTAAGAAGGTTTCCACCGCTCTTGGTTTAGGGGTTGCGGTTATATTTGTACAGGTACTCACTGTGCCTATGAACTGGCTGCTGAATGAGTATATCTTAAAGGAAGGTGCGCTGGCGTGGTTAGGACCTCAGTACGCTGACTACGACCTGAGTTTCCTTACTTATATCTTGTTTATAGCAACGGTAGCTACGATGGTGCAGTTAGTAGAAATCATTGTTGAGAAGTTTGCTCCTGCACTATACAATTCCTTAGGTATCTTCCTGCCACTGATTGCGGTGAACTGTGCTATCTTGGGTGGCTCGCTCTTTATGCAATCGCGTGGGATACCTACCTTTGGGCTTTCGGTGATGTACGGATTTAGTTCAGGCTTGGGTTGGTTCTTAGCCATCTTGGCAATGGCGGCGATTCGCGAGAAGATACGCTACTCGCACGTGCCACCACAGTTGCGTGGCTTGGGAATCACCTTTATCACTACGGGGCTTATGGCTATCGGCTTTATGAGCTTCGGTGGTATGCTCACAGGCGGTAGCGACAAGAAGAAAGAAGAACCTAAGAAAGAGACTACATTGCAGCCCGAGAAGGCAGCAGATAAATTAGCTCATAACACAAAAGATTTAAGCGATGATATTAGCAAGTGA